A stretch of the Bacillus anthracis str. Vollum genome encodes the following:
- a CDS encoding PadR family transcriptional regulator: MSMKLVILGLLLEGDKHPYEVQHIMKERQMDCYIKYAKGSLYYAFEQLEKQRAIRVTTIVRDTNRPDKTIFHITEEGKRLFHTLLLKQFEAKNQIYKPIYSALSFAHFGNDQELVPILEKKKNDTIQYLHNMQTIYDCSKGKIPRAQLYILQSVIEHITVELQWLNTLLTDAVEGRLSEIDIDED, from the coding sequence ATGAGTATGAAATTAGTCATTCTCGGCTTGCTACTCGAAGGAGATAAACATCCATATGAAGTGCAGCACATCATGAAAGAACGACAAATGGACTGTTATATTAAATATGCAAAAGGATCACTTTACTATGCCTTCGAGCAATTAGAAAAACAAAGGGCAATTCGTGTTACAACTATTGTTCGAGATACGAATAGACCAGATAAAACAATCTTTCATATAACAGAAGAAGGTAAACGATTATTTCACACGTTACTATTAAAACAATTCGAGGCAAAAAATCAAATATATAAACCAATTTATTCGGCACTCTCTTTCGCTCATTTTGGTAATGATCAAGAGTTAGTTCCTATTTTAGAAAAGAAGAAAAATGACACCATTCAATATTTACATAATATGCAAACTATTTATGATTGTAGCAAAGGAAAAATTCCACGTGCCCAACTATATATTTTGCAAAGCGTTATTGAACATATTACAGTTGAATTGCAATGGTTAAACACCCTCCTTACAGATGCAGTTGAAGGGCGACTTTCAGAAATTGATATAGATGAGGATTAA
- the metE gene encoding 5-methyltetrahydropteroyltriglutamate--homocysteine S-methyltransferase has protein sequence MAIQTSNLGYPRIGLQREWKKTLEAFWSNKINEEQFLTTMKEIRLQHVKVQQEKGIELIPIGDFTYYDHVLDTAYMLGFIPSRFSEFTSYLDVYFAMARGSKDHVASEMTKWFNTNYHYIVPEYEEGLQISLKDNRPLRLYEEAKQELGVDGKPVILGPYTFLKLAKGYTQEQFATILKQLVAPYVQLLSELHAAGAQIIQVDEPIFASLTKEEVQQAKEIYEAIRKEVPNATLLLQTYFDSVEENYEEIITFPVSSIGLDFVHGKEGNLNAVSKYGFPADKTLAVGCIDGRNIWRADLDEVLTLFTTLQKQVQTKDLIVQPSCSLLHTPIDKTEETHLSTELFDALAFANQKLEELVLIHSALTQGTESISNELETYRNVHHTIRSSAARNREDVKAARTALKEEDFSRPLPFEKRYELQQVALKLPLLPTTTIGSFPQTTEVRQTRKEWRNGIISNEQYEQFIEKETEKWIRYQEEIGLDVLVHGEFERTDMVEYFGERLAGFSFTKNGWVQSYGSRCVKPPVIYGDVAFINGMTIKETVYAQSLTEKVVKGMLTGPVTILNWSFVRNDIPRKEVSYQIALALRHEIELLESSGIRVIQVDEPALREGMPLKEKDWDAYITWAVQSFLLATSSVANETQIHTHMCYSNFEDIVDAIRALDADVISIETSRSHGEFIDTLKHTTYEKGIGLGVYDIHSPRVPSKDEMYKIVEQSLQVCDPKYFWINPDCGLKTRRTEEVIPALEHMVQAAKDARSLLKTNA, from the coding sequence ATGGCAATTCAAACAAGTAACTTAGGTTATCCACGTATCGGATTACAACGAGAGTGGAAAAAAACATTGGAAGCTTTTTGGTCCAATAAAATCAATGAAGAACAATTTTTAACAACAATGAAAGAAATTCGCCTTCAACACGTAAAAGTACAGCAAGAAAAAGGGATTGAACTCATTCCAATTGGCGACTTTACATATTACGATCACGTTTTGGATACTGCTTATATGCTAGGATTTATCCCATCACGTTTTTCTGAGTTTACATCTTACCTAGATGTATATTTTGCAATGGCGCGTGGCTCTAAAGATCACGTAGCTTCCGAAATGACAAAATGGTTTAACACAAACTATCATTATATCGTTCCTGAATATGAAGAGGGATTACAAATCTCTTTAAAAGATAATCGTCCACTTCGCTTATACGAAGAGGCAAAACAAGAATTGGGTGTAGATGGAAAACCTGTTATTTTAGGACCATATACTTTCTTGAAATTAGCTAAAGGCTATACACAAGAGCAATTTGCTACTATTTTAAAACAGTTAGTTGCACCTTACGTACAACTGCTTTCAGAACTACATGCAGCTGGTGCACAAATCATTCAAGTTGATGAACCGATTTTCGCTTCTTTAACGAAAGAAGAAGTTCAACAAGCAAAAGAAATTTATGAAGCTATTCGTAAAGAGGTTCCAAATGCGACTCTTCTTTTACAAACATACTTTGATAGTGTAGAAGAAAACTATGAAGAAATTATTACATTCCCAGTATCAAGTATTGGATTAGATTTCGTTCATGGTAAAGAAGGTAATTTAAATGCTGTTTCAAAATATGGATTCCCAGCTGATAAAACTTTAGCTGTTGGTTGTATAGATGGCCGTAACATTTGGAGAGCTGACCTTGATGAAGTTCTTACGTTATTTACAACGTTACAAAAACAAGTCCAAACGAAAGATCTCATCGTTCAACCTTCTTGTAGCTTATTGCATACACCAATCGATAAAACAGAAGAAACTCACTTATCAACTGAGCTATTTGATGCGTTGGCATTTGCAAATCAAAAATTAGAAGAGTTAGTTCTTATTCATTCCGCTCTGACTCAAGGTACAGAAAGCATTAGTAATGAACTGGAAACATATCGAAACGTACATCATACAATTCGTTCATCTGCTGCACGTAACCGAGAAGATGTCAAAGCAGCACGAACAGCACTAAAAGAAGAAGATTTTTCACGTCCTCTTCCATTTGAAAAACGATACGAATTACAACAAGTTGCCCTAAAGTTACCGTTGTTACCAACAACGACTATCGGTAGCTTCCCTCAAACAACTGAAGTTCGCCAAACGCGAAAAGAATGGCGTAATGGTATTATTTCAAATGAACAATATGAACAATTTATTGAAAAAGAGACAGAAAAATGGATTCGTTACCAAGAAGAAATTGGTCTTGATGTTCTTGTTCATGGCGAGTTTGAAAGAACTGACATGGTCGAATATTTTGGTGAGCGCCTTGCTGGCTTCTCATTCACTAAAAACGGTTGGGTACAATCATACGGTTCTCGTTGCGTAAAACCACCTGTTATTTATGGTGATGTAGCCTTTATTAACGGCATGACTATTAAGGAAACGGTTTATGCACAAAGCTTAACAGAGAAAGTTGTAAAAGGAATGTTAACTGGACCTGTTACGATTTTAAATTGGTCCTTCGTTCGAAATGACATTCCAAGAAAAGAAGTTTCGTATCAAATTGCATTAGCTCTTCGTCATGAAATTGAACTACTTGAATCTTCTGGAATTCGAGTGATCCAAGTCGATGAGCCAGCACTTCGTGAAGGAATGCCACTGAAAGAAAAAGATTGGGACGCTTATATTACATGGGCAGTACAATCCTTCCTTTTAGCAACTTCTTCTGTAGCAAATGAAACACAAATTCATACGCATATGTGTTACAGTAACTTCGAAGATATTGTTGACGCGATTCGCGCATTAGATGCAGATGTGATTTCTATCGAAACATCAAGAAGTCACGGAGAATTTATTGATACATTAAAACATACAACATACGAAAAGGGCATCGGTCTAGGTGTATATGATATTCATAGCCCACGTGTACCAAGTAAAGATGAAATGTATAAAATCGTAGAACAATCTTTACAAGTATGCGATCCTAAATATTTCTGGATTAATCCTGATTGTGGTTTAAAAACGCGAAGAACAGAAGAAGTTATTCCAGCTCTAGAACA